The following proteins are co-located in the Frigidibacter mobilis genome:
- the dgcA gene encoding N-acetyl-D-Glu racemase DgcA translates to MQITVTPDTFRLAEVFTISRGSRTEAKVLTVRITDAGHAGWGECVPYARYGESLESVADQIAGLPEAFTRDELQGLLPAGAARNAVDCALWDLEAKRASQRVWDLLGLPAPGPMITAYTLSLDEPEKMRAQAAKNAHRPLLKIKLGTPDDMARLAAVRAGAPGTPIIVDANEGWTTEIYKDLAPHLIRMGVKLVEQPLPAGADEMLAEIERPLPVCADESCHDRHSLAEIAGKYDFVNIKLDKTGGLTEALALRSMAQVQGYGVMVGCMVGSSLAMAPAVLLAQGVGFTDLDGPLLLAEDREHALRYDDAGVHPPAAALWG, encoded by the coding sequence ATGCAGATCACCGTCACCCCCGATACCTTCCGTCTGGCCGAGGTCTTCACCATCAGCCGCGGCAGCCGGACCGAGGCGAAGGTGCTGACGGTGCGCATCACCGACGCGGGCCATGCCGGCTGGGGCGAATGCGTGCCCTATGCCCGCTATGGCGAGAGCCTGGAGAGCGTGGCGGACCAGATCGCCGGCCTGCCCGAGGCCTTCACCCGCGATGAGCTGCAGGGCCTGCTGCCCGCCGGCGCCGCCCGCAACGCGGTGGATTGCGCGCTGTGGGACCTTGAGGCGAAGCGGGCCAGCCAGCGGGTCTGGGACTTGCTGGGCCTGCCCGCGCCGGGGCCGATGATTACCGCCTATACGCTGTCGCTGGACGAGCCAGAGAAGATGCGGGCGCAGGCGGCGAAGAATGCGCATCGTCCGCTGCTCAAGATCAAGCTGGGCACGCCCGACGATATGGCGCGTCTGGCGGCGGTGCGGGCGGGGGCGCCGGGCACGCCGATCATCGTTGATGCGAACGAGGGCTGGACCACCGAGATCTACAAGGATCTGGCGCCGCATCTGATCCGCATGGGGGTGAAGCTGGTCGAACAGCCGCTGCCCGCCGGGGCCGACGAGATGCTGGCCGAGATCGAACGCCCGCTGCCGGTCTGCGCCGACGAAAGCTGCCATGACCGGCATTCGCTGGCCGAGATCGCCGGCAAGTATGATTTCGTCAACATCAAGCTGGACAAGACCGGCGGGCTGACTGAGGCGCTGGCACTGCGCAGCATGGCGCAGGTGCAGGGCTACGGGGTGATGGTGGGCTGCATGGTCGGCTCCAGCCTGGCGATGGCGCCGGCAGTGCTGCTGGCGCAGGGCGTGGGCTTCACCGATCTTGACGGCCCGCTGCTTCTGGCCGAAGACCGCGAGCACGCGCTGCGCTATGACGACGCCGGGGTTCACCCGCCTGCCGCGGCCCTGTGGGGCTGA